The proteins below come from a single Rosa rugosa chromosome 2, drRosRugo1.1, whole genome shotgun sequence genomic window:
- the LOC133730795 gene encoding condensin complex subunit 2-like → PISFSNCRDFPTLSDIQRERASSMANGIQSPTPFVLSPNNDQLERAQVRAARAAANRRKAAAVTSLPSPPNDPCLSDEQVAELFHRCIKLASENKINQKNSWELKLIDHLSDIIKVEAGNDSETNFQKASCTLEAGVKIYSLRVDSVHAEAYKVLGRINRAGLEDGQETTMEDGNVSDGKDKSQCKKEVERKVSPLSTLESSFEALNLKKFEVAFVVDPLYHQTSAQFDEGGAKGLLLNNLGVYGRCQVLFDSSEIPGKCRSCRLKNKALDLIDLSFEKESIQQMVTHMLGKNEISPTLSDILCHIDKDNRRSAQAFNRTQNPDLPADAFDDNEVGLDFSSGRYDTVTIEHDREHERDDDIYVSHEDVNFGTFQSHQEDNNSYTSVEADMDARFEEVSTFLLQGLAITSKKNAWAGPDHWKYWRPKGSEDAPATPSTLTNKRSKNKNNTQVELVFTTSIDKEFPDIFSPPKNLKSLLLPANRVPSHRLPEDCHYPADDLVKLFLLPSVLLLGKRRRNHIDDNSWEQRDNFDEALPSWGIESVASDQYNDGCAHSNVEDLDTLISQPRQVTRIEVQYDRTSKRVDLHALKKTLWDHMQEFVKGPELELKDTISFKSILSTFPINCQATMPEDISPHLCFICLLHLANEHGLSIHGFPSLDDLSIHLPSCLNSSDGVVQPSS, encoded by the exons cccatttctttttcaaattgcAGAGACTTTCCCACTCTCTCTGatatacagagagagagagcttcttCTATGGCGAACGGTATCCAATCGCCGACTCCGTTCGTGTTGAGCCCGAACAACGACCAGCTCGAACGCGCACAGGTACGCGCCGCACGCGCCGCCGCCAATAGGCGCAAAGCTGCTGCGGTTACCAGTCTTCCTTCTCCGCCGAACGATCCTTGCCTCAGCGACGAACAGGTTGCCGAACTCTTCCACCGCTGCATCAAACTCGCCAGCGAAAAT AAAATAAACCAGAAGAACAGTTGGGAGCTTAAGCTTATAGATCATCTCAGCGACATTATTAAAGTCGAAGCGGGAAATGACTCAGAGACAAATTTCCAAAAG GCAAGTTGTACATTAGAAGCAGGGGTGAAAATTTACTCTCTGAGGGTGGATTCAGTGCACGCTGAAGCGTATAAAGTTCTGGGTAGGATCAATCGAGCTGGTCTTGAAGATGGACAAG AGACCACTATGGAGGATGGCAATGTCAGCGATGGGAAGGATAAGAGTCAGTGTAAGAAAGAGGTGGAGCGGAAG GTATCTCCACTATCAACATTGGAGTCGTCCTTTGAAGCTCTGAACTTAAAGAAGTTTGAAG TTGCATTTGTGGTGGATCCCCTGTATCATCAGACATCTGCACAGTTTGATGAAGGTGGAGCCAAGGGTCTGCTATTGAATAATCTTGGAGTATATGGAAGGTGCCAGGTGCTTTTTGATTCTTCAGAAATTCCAGGGAAGTGCAGATCATGTCGATTGAAAAATAAAGCCTTGGATTTGATAGATTTATCTTTTGAGAAAG AATCAATTCAGCAGATGGTGACTCACATGCTTGGAAAAAATGAAATTTCTCCTACTCTAAGTGATATACTATGCCATATTGATAAAGATAATCGACGATCAGCACAAGCTTTTAATAGAACCCAGAATCCAGATCTTCCTGCAGATGCATTTGATGATAACGAAGTTGGGTTAGACTTTTCATCTGGGAGATATGACACGGTGACCATTGAACATGACCGTGAACATGAACGTGATGATGATATATATGTCAGTCATGAGGATGTAAATTTTGGAACATTTCAAAGTCATCAGGAG GATAATAACTCGTACACATCAGTTGAAGCTGATATGGATGCCAGATTTGAGGAAGTTTCCACGTTTTTGTTACAAGGGTTGGCAATCACTTCCAAGAAAAATGCATGGGCCGGTCCTGATCACTGGAAATATTGGAGGCCTAAGG GTTCAGAGGATGCTCCTGCCACTCCAAGTACACTAACTAATAAGAgatcaaagaacaaaaacaataCACAAGTTGAGCTTGTTTTCACAACATCTATAGACAAAGAATTTCCAGATATATTTTCTCCACCAAAAAATTTGAAGTCCTTACTCCTACCTGCAAATAGAGTACCAAGTCACAGGCTTCCAGAAGATTGCCATTATCCAGCTGACGATCTTGTCAAGTTGTTCCTTCTTCCTAGTGTTCTG TTGCTTGGGAAGAGAAGACGGAATCATATAG ATGATAACTCATGGGAACAAAGAGATAATTTTGATGAAGCATTGCCATCATGGGGCATTGAGAGTGTGGCTAGTGATCAATATAATGATGGATGTGCTCATAGCAATGTGGAAGATTTGGATACACTAATCTCTCAACCTCGCCAG GTAACCAGAATTGAAGTTCAGTATGACAGAACTTCAAAACGAGTTGATCTTCATGCATTGAAAAAAACTCTTTGGGATCACATGCAAGAATTTGTTAAAGGTCCTGAACTG GAGTTGAAGGACACTATATCTTTCAAAAGTATCCTGTCCACCTTTCC
- the LOC133734127 gene encoding prohibitin-1, mitochondrial-like: MNFKNMKVPKVPVRGIGTLLTVGVIGGLGVYGLDNGLYNVEGGSRAIVFNRITGVKDKVYPEGTHLIIPWFERPIIYDVRARPHFVDSIAGSRDLQMVKIGLRVLVRPVPDQLPTIYRTLGVDYLDRIMKSIIHETLKAVVAQYNASQLITQRETVSREIRKILTERAAKFNIAMDDVSITSLTFGKEFMIAIEAKQVAAQEAERAKYVVEKAEQDKKSAIIRAEGEAKSAQLIGEATAKNPAFVTLRKIEAGREIAQIISNSDNKVYLNSDSLLLNLQELNLS; encoded by the exons atgaatttcaagaatatgaAAGTTCCGAAAGTGCCAGTTCGCGGGATTGGTACTTTGCTTACTGTGGGAGTTATTGGTGGTCTTGGTGTTTATGGACTTGACAATGGTCTCTACAATGTTGAAGGAGGGAGCCGGGCTATTGTGTTCAACCGCATTACTGGTGTCAAAGACAAG GTCTATCCGGAAGGGACACACCTAATAATTCCATGGTTTGAGAGGCCAATCATCTATGATGTCCGCGCACGACCCCATTTTGTGGACAGCATTGCTGGAAGCCGTGACCTCCAGATG GTGAAAATAGGGCTTCGAGTTCTGGTCCGTCCTGTGCCTGACCAATTACCTACAATTTATCGTACTTTAGGTGTGGATTATCTTGACAGGATCATGAAGTCAATCATTCATGAAACTTTGAAAGCTGTAGTTGCACAATATAATGCAAGCCAACTGATTACTCAGAGAGAG ACTGTTAGTAGGGAAATTCGGAAGATTTTGACAGAGAGGGCAGCCAAGTTCAATATTGCAATGGATGATGTATCTATTACCAGCCTGACTTTTGGGAAGGAGTTTATGATTGCAATTGAAGCTAAACAAGTAGCTGCTCAAGAAGCTGAGAGGGCCAAGTATGTTGTGGAGAAAGCTGAACAAGACAAGAAAAGTGCTATTATCAGAGCCGAG GGTGAAGCAAAAAGTGCCCAGCTGATAGGTGAAGCCACTGCCAAGAACCCAGCATTTGTCACTCTAAGGAAGATTGAAGCTGGGAGAGAGATTGCACAAATCATCTCCAATTCAGATAATAAAGTTTATCTTAACTCCGATAGTCTGTTGCTCAACCTTCAGGAGTTGAATTTGAGTTAA